Proteins from a genomic interval of Paenibacillus sp. FSL H8-0048:
- a CDS encoding SWIM zinc finger family protein, with translation MQSNYMMDAAGWDKLISVVAHSFDDLTLKRGFQYYKQQRVQAFRMITPHRIMSLVEGREDYGVSIDLDDLEESHCDCPVSGMCKHMAAVLMKYAEEQAQPVHSIANAKALIGQPKLHSTAAPAVPGRRGEQLKKLAALIPEATVQQWREYMALLVEPLAHTVRNPQYADRALAAITGGQPKLPPAAAQLFKLHAHLCVLESILRPGGTSLTANPLSLGYSVGYYTSIAISELQKHIIDTMKRGLPLAEAPEEWPRVYDTIAYLRTEMLNETRDRAREQPYFSACYSLLWINWITPNLSGPELYTKELAELQQAGEQLSAAPRHALLLAESRMHALLHEDSAAIEKLNAASERPGLHPEELMSFLPPLAEAGEWRRLTQWLTALGPLLNSRMYNLLDYAGYWDEAVRHLPEEEPLMWETLSGMLPLSREIYEAQLLAYGKWQEWMDMQIASGHRPADFRVSDLQPIEKNAPELLLPFYHQAVERFVLEKNRHSYKAAVKLLKRLAKLYKKLKREARWEVFLDSFTDRHSRLRALQEELRKGKLIP, from the coding sequence ATGCAGTCAAACTATATGATGGATGCTGCCGGGTGGGATAAGCTCATCTCGGTGGTTGCCCATTCTTTCGATGATCTGACCCTGAAACGGGGATTTCAATATTATAAGCAGCAGCGCGTGCAGGCCTTCAGAATGATCACGCCGCACAGAATCATGTCGCTGGTCGAAGGCCGCGAGGATTATGGGGTCTCTATTGACCTGGACGATCTGGAGGAGAGCCATTGCGATTGTCCAGTGTCCGGAATGTGCAAGCATATGGCGGCTGTGCTGATGAAATACGCTGAGGAGCAGGCGCAGCCTGTGCATTCCATTGCAAACGCCAAGGCGCTGATAGGCCAGCCCAAGCTTCATTCCACTGCGGCGCCTGCTGTTCCGGGACGGCGCGGCGAACAATTGAAGAAGCTGGCCGCCCTGATTCCTGAGGCTACGGTGCAGCAGTGGCGCGAATACATGGCGCTGCTGGTGGAGCCGCTTGCCCATACGGTGCGCAACCCGCAGTATGCGGACCGGGCGCTCGCCGCCATTACCGGGGGCCAGCCCAAGCTGCCTCCCGCTGCTGCCCAACTGTTCAAGCTACACGCTCATCTCTGTGTGCTGGAGAGTATCCTCCGGCCTGGCGGGACCTCCCTAACGGCGAACCCCTTGTCCCTTGGTTATTCCGTGGGCTACTACACCTCTATTGCGATTTCCGAGCTGCAAAAGCATATCATAGACACGATGAAACGGGGTCTGCCGCTGGCGGAAGCCCCCGAGGAGTGGCCGAGAGTCTACGATACGATTGCCTATCTCCGGACCGAGATGCTGAACGAAACGCGCGACCGCGCCAGAGAACAGCCTTATTTCTCAGCTTGTTACAGCCTGCTGTGGATCAACTGGATTACCCCGAATCTAAGCGGACCGGAGCTGTACACCAAGGAGCTGGCGGAGCTGCAACAGGCCGGAGAACAGCTAAGCGCTGCTCCCCGACATGCCCTGCTGCTGGCCGAGAGCCGGATGCATGCGCTGCTGCATGAGGATTCGGCCGCTATTGAGAAGCTGAACGCCGCGTCCGAACGGCCCGGGCTGCACCCGGAGGAGCTGATGAGCTTCCTGCCTCCGCTGGCCGAAGCCGGCGAGTGGAGACGCCTGACCCAGTGGCTGACCGCGCTCGGCCCGCTGCTGAACAGCCGAATGTATAATCTGCTGGATTATGCGGGCTACTGGGATGAGGCAGTCCGTCACCTGCCAGAAGAAGAGCCGCTGATGTGGGAGACGCTGTCGGGTATGCTGCCGTTGTCACGCGAAATCTATGAAGCCCAGCTCCTAGCCTACGGCAAATGGCAGGAATGGATGGATATGCAGATCGCCTCCGGCCATCGGCCTGCCGACTTCCGGGTGAGTGACCTCCAGCCGATCGAGAAGAATGCGCCGGAGCTGCTTCTGCCGTTCTACCATCAGGCGGTGGAGCGCTTCGTGCTGGAGAAGAACCGGCACAGCTACAAAGCGGCCGTGAAGCTGCTGAAGCGGCTCGCTAAGCTGTACAAAAAACTGAAACGCGAAGCACGCTGGGAAGTGTTCCTGGACAGCTTCACGGATAGACACAGCCGCCTGCGCGCCCTGCAGGAGGAGCTGCGGAAAGGAAAACTGATCCCATGA
- a CDS encoding DEAD/DEAH box helicase, whose product MNMKMRNITVQLALTQYGDALIYGVDDRDDYMPGIQLKQLLFAWHEESFYGTELSTSKADEVELVVLPAEQVLPFFADLRLLRHVGWSWQGDAQLLTRLAPLLARMLEARQYAPSFAAYREGQLRWAWTEQVLAEAAEADWDDAAALHRLQERSGFAEGLQAAFSAAVFQRYYSTEAQAGDLRSEFPLLFSAGGRSAAGMDEDSWLMSIGWKADTAPFRPVLQLLEPDDELPYWRLQLLLQDKRDESALVPLRLTGDGEPHGTWPAAWTAHVHERAGGWLSRLRDSLPEHIGRGADVLAEPLSDEVAWRFLTADSRALLEAGWQVLLPAWWEAASRRKPRLRAKISSGTAEGSRGQSLFGLDALVDFDWRISIGDADLSEAEFADLVARGERLVQFRGKWIPLDPALLAQIQRAMAGMDKSRGLSFQDVLQLHLLNEGADGDSEEAEAQRAEEEAVRVRLEVELNEHLVKLIGQLGQRSQWPKPEVPAGLHAELRSYQHEGFAWLVFLRRFGLGACLADDMGLGKTVQLISYLLHLKEQEEEAAASGAPVARRQTEPAGWPSLIICPTSVLGNWQKELQRFAPSLNVMLHYGSRRLDAGYFYGAASQADVVLTSYATAALDQELLKQFTWATVCLDEAQNIKNAGTKQSAAVRSFPALHRIALTGTPIENRLSELWSIYDFITPGYLGSPKGFQDRFANAIEKERNAERTADLQRLVKPFMLRRKKKDPAIQLDLPDKNEMKTYINLTAEQAALYDQNVNSLLERMQKLEGIERKGAILAALTSLKQLCDHPMLLTKEVLPEPEDGSALDTTSLIERSAKLERLLAMVRELREENERCLIFTQYVGMGKMLQAVLQQELQEPVLYLNGSTPKSTRDRMIERFQAPVLPAGEGVRAADAAAGAQPSDQPNVFILSLKAGGVGLNLTAANHVFHFDRWWNPAVENQATDRAYRMGQTRDVQVHKFISLGTLEEKIDEMLESKQQLSDDVISGSEGWITELSTDALKDLFTLRREWVG is encoded by the coding sequence ATGAATATGAAGATGCGCAATATTACCGTCCAGCTCGCCCTTACCCAGTATGGGGATGCGCTGATCTATGGTGTGGATGACCGGGATGATTATATGCCCGGTATCCAGCTCAAGCAGCTGCTGTTCGCCTGGCATGAGGAATCCTTCTACGGCACGGAGCTTAGCACCTCGAAGGCCGATGAGGTCGAGCTGGTGGTGCTGCCTGCCGAGCAGGTCCTGCCGTTCTTTGCGGACCTGCGGCTGCTCCGGCATGTCGGCTGGAGCTGGCAGGGCGATGCCCAGCTGCTGACCCGGCTGGCCCCGTTGCTGGCTAGAATGCTGGAGGCACGGCAGTACGCCCCCAGCTTCGCAGCCTACCGTGAAGGCCAGCTCCGCTGGGCCTGGACAGAGCAAGTGCTGGCGGAAGCCGCCGAGGCAGACTGGGATGATGCGGCCGCGCTGCATCGTCTTCAGGAGCGCAGCGGATTCGCTGAAGGGCTGCAGGCCGCCTTCTCGGCGGCGGTCTTCCAGCGGTATTACAGCACCGAGGCGCAGGCCGGTGATCTGCGCAGTGAATTCCCGCTGCTGTTCAGCGCAGGTGGGAGAAGCGCAGCCGGTATGGACGAGGACAGCTGGCTGATGTCCATCGGCTGGAAGGCAGACACCGCGCCGTTCCGGCCGGTGCTGCAGCTGCTTGAGCCTGACGATGAGCTGCCGTACTGGCGGCTCCAGCTGCTCCTCCAGGACAAGCGCGACGAGTCCGCGCTTGTGCCGCTGCGGCTCACCGGAGACGGCGAGCCGCATGGCACTTGGCCCGCAGCGTGGACAGCGCATGTCCACGAGCGGGCGGGCGGGTGGCTGTCACGGCTGCGTGACAGCCTTCCGGAGCACATCGGGCGCGGCGCCGATGTGCTGGCAGAGCCGCTCAGCGACGAGGTCGCGTGGCGGTTCCTCACGGCCGACAGCCGGGCGCTGCTGGAGGCTGGCTGGCAGGTGCTGCTGCCGGCGTGGTGGGAAGCCGCCAGCCGCAGGAAGCCGCGCCTGCGCGCGAAGATCAGCTCCGGCACGGCTGAGGGCAGCCGCGGGCAGTCGCTGTTCGGCCTGGATGCGCTGGTCGATTTCGACTGGCGCATCTCCATCGGCGACGCCGACCTGTCCGAGGCGGAGTTCGCCGACCTCGTAGCGCGCGGGGAACGCCTCGTCCAGTTCCGCGGCAAGTGGATTCCGCTGGACCCTGCGCTGCTGGCGCAGATTCAGCGGGCCATGGCCGGGATGGACAAGTCGCGCGGCTTGTCCTTCCAGGACGTGCTGCAGCTGCACCTGCTGAACGAAGGTGCAGACGGTGATTCGGAGGAAGCGGAAGCGCAGCGTGCCGAGGAAGAAGCGGTCCGCGTCCGGCTGGAGGTCGAGCTGAACGAGCATCTCGTGAAGCTGATCGGCCAGCTGGGCCAGCGCAGCCAGTGGCCGAAGCCAGAGGTGCCGGCCGGTCTGCACGCCGAGCTCCGAAGCTACCAGCACGAGGGCTTCGCCTGGCTGGTCTTCCTCCGCCGCTTCGGGCTGGGCGCTTGCCTGGCCGATGACATGGGGCTTGGCAAGACGGTGCAGCTAATCTCCTACCTGCTCCATTTGAAGGAGCAGGAGGAGGAAGCTGCAGCTTCCGGCGCACCTGTGGCCCGGCGGCAGACCGAACCGGCGGGCTGGCCTTCGCTCATCATCTGCCCGACCTCCGTGCTGGGCAACTGGCAGAAGGAGCTGCAGCGCTTCGCGCCTTCCCTGAACGTGATGCTTCATTACGGAAGCAGACGGCTGGATGCCGGATATTTCTACGGCGCAGCTTCACAGGCGGATGTTGTGCTTACCTCTTACGCTACCGCTGCACTGGACCAGGAACTGCTGAAGCAGTTCACCTGGGCAACGGTATGCCTGGATGAAGCACAGAATATTAAGAATGCCGGAACGAAGCAGTCCGCCGCCGTGCGCAGCTTCCCGGCCCTGCACCGGATCGCGCTGACCGGAACGCCGATTGAGAACAGGCTGTCCGAGCTGTGGTCGATCTACGATTTCATTACACCTGGTTATCTGGGCAGCCCGAAGGGGTTCCAGGACCGGTTCGCAAATGCCATTGAGAAGGAGCGCAATGCCGAGCGGACCGCTGATTTGCAGCGGCTGGTCAAGCCGTTCATGCTGCGCCGCAAGAAGAAGGACCCGGCGATCCAGCTTGATCTCCCGGATAAAAATGAGATGAAAACCTACATCAACCTGACAGCCGAGCAGGCTGCACTCTACGACCAGAATGTGAACAGCCTGCTTGAACGGATGCAAAAGCTGGAGGGCATCGAACGCAAGGGGGCCATCCTCGCCGCCTTGACCAGCCTGAAGCAGCTCTGTGACCATCCGATGCTGCTTACCAAGGAGGTACTTCCTGAGCCGGAGGACGGCAGCGCTCTGGACACCACCTCCCTGATAGAACGCTCTGCGAAGCTGGAACGGCTGCTCGCCATGGTCCGCGAGCTGCGCGAGGAGAACGAGCGCTGCCTGATCTTCACCCAGTATGTAGGCATGGGTAAGATGCTCCAGGCCGTACTTCAGCAGGAGCTGCAGGAACCGGTGCTGTACTTGAACGGCAGCACGCCGAAGAGCACACGCGACCGCATGATTGAGCGGTTCCAGGCTCCCGTGCTGCCTGCGGGCGAAGGGGTTAGGGCTGCAGATGCAGCCGCCGGAGCGCAGCCGTCCGATCAGCCAAATGTATTCATCCTCTCGCTCAAAGCGGGCGGGGTCGGCCTCAACCTGACGGCCGCCAACCATGTGTTCCATTTCGACCGCTGGTGGAATCCGGCGGTGGAGAATCAGGCCACGGACCGTGCCTACCGCATGGGCCAGACCCGGGATGTGCAGGTGCACAAGTTCATCTCACTCGGCACGCTGGAGGAGAAGATTGACGAGATGCTGGAGAGCAAGCAGCAGCTCAGCGACGACGTCATCTCCGGCTCCGAGGGCTGGATTACCGAGCTGTCCACAGACGCGCTGAAGGATCTGTTCACACTGCGCCGGGAATGGGTGGGATAA